Proteins from a genomic interval of Triplophysa dalaica isolate WHDGS20190420 chromosome 21, ASM1584641v1, whole genome shotgun sequence:
- the ppfia4 gene encoding liprin-alpha-4 isoform X1, producing MMCEVMPTINEGDSVSSQRGTQNGTDAESNFEQLMVNMLDERDKLLESLRETQETLSQSQSKLQDVLHDRDVLQRQLNSALPQEFATLTKELNVCREQLLEKEEEISELKAERNNTRLLLEHLECLVSRHERSLRMTVVKRQAPPPSGVSSEVEVLKALKSLFEHHKALDEKVRERLRVALERITTLEGQLAAATQEVVMLRQRKDGRSEGDGVEKMDGSKPTWKRLPNGSIDAHDDNSRCVELQELLDKANKELTQNRDRISGLTSRMTELEAELATARKDLLKSEEMCTKHQRDIREAMAQREDMEERITTLEKRYLAAQRETTSIHDLNDKLENELATKDSLYRQSEEKVRHLQELLELAEQRLQQTMRKAETLPEVEAELAQRVAALTKAEERHGNVEERLRQLEAQLEEKNQELGRARQREKMNEEHNKRLSDTVDRLLTESNERLQLHLKERMAALEDKNALIHDLENCQKQLEEFHHTKERLIGEIEKLRSELDHMKRRSSVYGDGTHPRSHVGSATDLRFSVVEGQGDHYSSTGVIRRAQKGRRMALRDEPTKILPMVDQDWDRSQPSSLRASRTHLMGSDTELSDLDDEDRETIFSSADMLSPSGHSDAQTLALMLQEQLDAINEEIRMIQVERENAELRADELESRVNSGSMDGLNVTLRPRSSIPTSVTALSLASSSPPVSGRSTPKMTSGSAAHELGIMTLPSDLRKHRRRVASPVEAREDKATIKCETSPPSSPRSLRLDQMNFAQLTGSLEDGRGGNKKKGIKSSIGRLFGKKEKARLDQQMSKDGQMTPPVITDFEMSIGDTMTLSKLGTQAERDRRMKKKHELLEDARRKGLPFAQWDGPTVVSWLELWVGMPAWYVAACRANVKSGAIMSALSDTEIQREIGISNPLHRLKLRLAIQEMVSLTSPSAPLTSRTSSGNVWVTHEEMENLASSTKMENEEGSWAQTLAYGDMNHEWIGNEWLPSLGLPQYRSYFMECLVDARMLDHLTKKDLRTHLKMVDSFHRASLHYGIMCLKRLNYDRKELERRREDFQHDLKDTLVWTNDHVMQWIHNIGLKEYGNNLSESGVHGALIALDETFEFSSLALILQIPMQNTQARQILEREFNNLLSLGTDRRLEENDDKSFRRSPSWRKRFRPRDGQGLGMMAGSIETLPAGFRLNAMSIPHSMTAVPKKQLQPEAAGPPAPQRLDPSAVRTYSC from the exons GAGTTTGCTACCCTGACCAAGGAGCTGAATGTGTGTAGAGAGCAGCTTTTAGAAAAAGAGGAGGAGATTTCTGAGCTTAAAGCAGAGCGGAACAATACCAGG CTTCTTCTGGAGCACTTGGAGTGTCTGGTGTCTCGTCACGAGCGTTCGCTGAGGATGACTGTGGTGAAGAGGCAGGCTCCTCCACCCTCTGGAGTGTCCAGTGAGGTGGAGGTGCTTAAGGCTCTCAAATCTCTCTTCGAGCATCATAAGGCCCTGGATGAGAAA GTGCGTGAAAGGTTACGTGTGGCTCTTGAAAGAATTACTACATTAGAAGGACAGCTGGCAGCCGCCACTCAAGAG GTGGTTATGTTGAGACAGAGGAAGGATGGAAGATCGGAAGGAGATGGTGTTGAAAAGATGGATGGCTCTAAACCTACATGGAAG AGGCTTCCCAATGGCTCCATCGATGCCCATGACGACAACAGCAGGTGTGTGGAGCTACAGGAACTGCTTGATAAAGCTAATAAAGAGCTGACCCAAAACAGAGACAGGATCAGCGGTCTGACCAGCCGCATGACCGAGCTCGAGGCAGAACTGGCCACCGCCCGTAAAGACCTGCTGAAGAGTGAAGAGATGTGCACCAAACATCAGAGAGACATCCGCGAG GCGATGGCACAGAGGGAAGACATGGAGGAGCGAATCACAACATTAGAAAAACGTTATCTGGCCGCCCAAAGGGAAACCACCTCCATCCACGACCTGAACGACAAGCTGGAGAACGAGCTAGCCACTAAGGATTCACTTTACAGACAG AGCGAGGAGAAGGTACGACACCTCCAGGAGCTGCTGGAGTTGGCAGAGCAGCGCCTTCAGCAGACCATGAGGAAGGCAGAGACTCTACCGGAGGTGGAAGCTGAACTTGCCCAGAGAGTCGCCGCTCTTACCAAG GCGGAGGAACGCCATGGCAACGTCGAGGAGCGTTTGCGGCAACTGGAGGCCCAGCTGGAGGAGAAGAACCAGGAGCTGGGCAGG GCACGTCAAAGGGAGAAGATGAACGAGGAGCATAACAAGCGTCTGTCTGACACTGTGGACCGTCTCCTCACCGAGTCCAACGAGAGGCTTCAACTTCACCTGAAGGAGCGCATGGCTGCACTTGAAGACAAG AATGCACTCATCCATGATCTGGAGAACTGCCAGAAACAACTGGAGGAATTCCATCACACTAAG GAGAGGCTGATCGGGGAGATCGAGAAGTTACGATCAGAACTGGATCATATGAAGCGGAGGAGTAGTGTGTATGGAGATGGTACACACCCTAG GTCTCATGTTGGCAGTGCCACAGACCTGCGCTTCTCAGTGGTGGAAGGTCAGGGCGATCATTACTCATCCACCGGTGTCATACGACGGGCTCAGAAAGGCCGACGGATGGCACTCAGGGATGAACCCACAAAG atccTTCCGATGGTGGATCAGGACTGGGATCGCTCTCAACCTTCTAGCTTGCGGGCCAGCCGTACCCATCTTATGGGCAGCGACACTGAGTTGTCCGACTTAGACGATGAGGACCGGGAGACCATCTTTAGCTCAGCCGATATGCTGTCCCCCAGCGGACACTCGGATGCACAGACACTCGCCCTCATGTTGCAAGAACAGCTGGATGCTATCAATGAGGAGATCAG AATGATCCAGGTTGAACGGGAAAATGCAGAGCTTCGTGCTGACGAACTGGAGAGTCGGGTGAACAGCGGCAGCATGGACGGGCTCAATGTGACCCTGCGGCCACGCTCCTCCATCCCCACCTCTGTCACTGCCCTTTCCCTTGCCAGCTCTTCACCTCCAGTTAGCGGCCGATCCACACCCAAGATGACGTCTGGTTCAGCGGCACATGAGTTGGGCATCATGACCCTG CCTAGCGATCTAAGGAAACACCGCAGGAGAGTTGCT tcCCCTGTGGAGGCCCGAGAGGATAAGGCCACCATAAAGTGTGAGACGTCGCCCCCCTCGTCCCCCCGCAGCCTCAGACTGGACCAAATGAACTTCGCTCAACTAACAGGAAGTCTGGAGGATGGCCGagg GGGTAACAAAAAGAAGGGCATAAAGTCGTCTATTGGCCGTCTCTTTGGCAAGAAAGAGAAGGCGCGTTTGGACCAGCAGATGAGCAAGGATGGCCAGATGACACCACCTGTTATTACAG ATTTCGAGATGAGTATCGGAGACACCATGACCTTGAGCAAACTGGGCACACAGGCAGAGAGAGATCGCAGGATGAAGAAAAA ACACGAGCTGCTGGAGGATGCCAGGAGGAAAGGACTTCCTTTCGCTCAGTGGGATGGCCCAACTGTCGTCTCCTGGCTCGAG CTGTGGGTGGGCATGCCCGCCTGGTACGTGGCGGCGTGTCGTGCCAACGTGAAGAGCGGTGCGATCATGTCTGCGCTGTCAGACACAGAGATTCAGCGGGAGATCGGCATCAGTAACCCTCTCCATCGGTTGAAGCTGAGGCTGGCCATTCAGGAGATGGTTTCACTGACGAGTCCTTCAGCTCCGCTCACCTCACGTACA TCTTCCGGAAATGTGTGGGTGACTCACGAGGAGATGGAAAACTTGGCATCCTCCACTAAAATG GAGAATGAGGAAGGAAGTTGGGCTCAG ACGCTGGCATATGGTGACATGAACCACGAGTGGATTGGGAATGAGTGGCTGCCCAGTCTGGGTCTCCCTCAGTACCGCAGCTACTTCATGGAGTGTCTGGTGGATGCTCGAATGCTGGACCACCTTACCAAGAAAGACCTGAGGACACACCTGAAGATGGTGGACAGCTTTCACCG GGCAAGTTTGCACTATGGCATCATGTGTTTAAAAAGACTTAACTATGACAGGAAAGAGTTAGAACGCAGAAGAGAAGATTTCCAGCATGATCTCAAAG ATACCCTGGTGTGGACAAATGATCACGTGATGCAGTGGATTCATAATATCGGCCTGAAGGAGTACGGTAATAACCTGTCGGAAAGCGGAGTGCACGGAGCTCTTATCGCCCTCGACGAGACCTTTGAATTCAGCAGCTTGGCCCTCATTCTTCAGATTCCCATGCAGAACACTCAG GCCAGGCAGATTCTTGAGAGGGAGTTCAATAATCTCTTATCATTGGGGACGGACCGGCGTCTGGAAGAG aACGATGACAAGTCATTCCGAAGGTCTCCATCATGGCGTAAACGCTTCAGGCCAAGGGACGGCCAGGGTCTGGGTATGATGGCAGGCTCTATAGAGACTCTTCCCGCTGGCTTCCGCCTCAACGCCATGTCCATTCCCCATTCCATGACTGCTGTGCCCAAGAAACAGCTGCAACCAGAAG CAGCCGGGCCGCCGGCCCCGCAGAGACTAGACCCATCAGCTGTCAGGACTTATTCCTGCTAA
- the ppfia4 gene encoding liprin-alpha-4 isoform X6 translates to MMCEVMPTINEGDSVSSQRGTQNGTDAESNFEQLMVNMLDERDKLLESLRETQETLSQSQSKLQDVLHDRDVLQRQLNSALPQEFATLTKELNVCREQLLEKEEEISELKAERNNTRLLLEHLECLVSRHERSLRMTVVKRQAPPPSGVSSEVEVLKALKSLFEHHKALDEKVRERLRVALERITTLEGQLAAATQEVVMLRQRKDGRSEGDGVEKMDGSKPTWKRLPNGSIDAHDDNSRCVELQELLDKANKELTQNRDRISGLTSRMTELEAELATARKDLLKSEEMCTKHQRDIREAMAQREDMEERITTLEKRYLAAQRETTSIHDLNDKLENELATKDSLYRQSEEKVRHLQELLELAEQRLQQTMRKAETLPEVEAELAQRVAALTKAEERHGNVEERLRQLEAQLEEKNQELGRARQREKMNEEHNKRLSDTVDRLLTESNERLQLHLKERMAALEDKNALIHDLENCQKQLEEFHHTKERLIGEIEKLRSELDHMKRRSSVYGDGTHPRSHVGSATDLRFSVVEGQGDHYSSTGVIRRAQKGRRMALRDEPTKDWDRSQPSSLRASRTHLMGSDTELSDLDDEDRETIFSSADMLSPSGHSDAQTLALMLQEQLDAINEEIRMIQVERENAELRADELESRVNSGSMDGLNVTLRPRSSIPTSVTALSLASSSPPVSGRSTPKMTSGSAAHELGIMTLPSDLRKHRRRVASPVEAREDKATIKCETSPPSSPRSLRLDQMNFAQLTGSLEDGRGGNKKKGIKSSIGRLFGKKEKARLDQQMSKDGQMTPPVITDFEMSIGDTMTLSKLGTQAERDRRMKKKHELLEDARRKGLPFAQWDGPTVVSWLELWVGMPAWYVAACRANVKSGAIMSALSDTEIQREIGISNPLHRLKLRLAIQEMVSLTSPSAPLTSRTSSGNVWVTHEEMENLASSTKMENEEGSWAQTLAYGDMNHEWIGNEWLPSLGLPQYRSYFMECLVDARMLDHLTKKDLRTHLKMVDSFHRASLHYGIMCLKRLNYDRKELERRREDFQHDLKDTLVWTNDHVMQWIHNIGLKEYGNNLSESGVHGALIALDETFEFSSLALILQIPMQNTQARQILEREFNNLLSLGTDRRLEENDDKSFRRSPSWRKRFRPRDGQGLGMMAGSIETLPAGFRLNAMSIPHSMTAVPKKQLQPEAAGPPAPQRLDPSAVRTYSC, encoded by the exons GAGTTTGCTACCCTGACCAAGGAGCTGAATGTGTGTAGAGAGCAGCTTTTAGAAAAAGAGGAGGAGATTTCTGAGCTTAAAGCAGAGCGGAACAATACCAGG CTTCTTCTGGAGCACTTGGAGTGTCTGGTGTCTCGTCACGAGCGTTCGCTGAGGATGACTGTGGTGAAGAGGCAGGCTCCTCCACCCTCTGGAGTGTCCAGTGAGGTGGAGGTGCTTAAGGCTCTCAAATCTCTCTTCGAGCATCATAAGGCCCTGGATGAGAAA GTGCGTGAAAGGTTACGTGTGGCTCTTGAAAGAATTACTACATTAGAAGGACAGCTGGCAGCCGCCACTCAAGAG GTGGTTATGTTGAGACAGAGGAAGGATGGAAGATCGGAAGGAGATGGTGTTGAAAAGATGGATGGCTCTAAACCTACATGGAAG AGGCTTCCCAATGGCTCCATCGATGCCCATGACGACAACAGCAGGTGTGTGGAGCTACAGGAACTGCTTGATAAAGCTAATAAAGAGCTGACCCAAAACAGAGACAGGATCAGCGGTCTGACCAGCCGCATGACCGAGCTCGAGGCAGAACTGGCCACCGCCCGTAAAGACCTGCTGAAGAGTGAAGAGATGTGCACCAAACATCAGAGAGACATCCGCGAG GCGATGGCACAGAGGGAAGACATGGAGGAGCGAATCACAACATTAGAAAAACGTTATCTGGCCGCCCAAAGGGAAACCACCTCCATCCACGACCTGAACGACAAGCTGGAGAACGAGCTAGCCACTAAGGATTCACTTTACAGACAG AGCGAGGAGAAGGTACGACACCTCCAGGAGCTGCTGGAGTTGGCAGAGCAGCGCCTTCAGCAGACCATGAGGAAGGCAGAGACTCTACCGGAGGTGGAAGCTGAACTTGCCCAGAGAGTCGCCGCTCTTACCAAG GCGGAGGAACGCCATGGCAACGTCGAGGAGCGTTTGCGGCAACTGGAGGCCCAGCTGGAGGAGAAGAACCAGGAGCTGGGCAGG GCACGTCAAAGGGAGAAGATGAACGAGGAGCATAACAAGCGTCTGTCTGACACTGTGGACCGTCTCCTCACCGAGTCCAACGAGAGGCTTCAACTTCACCTGAAGGAGCGCATGGCTGCACTTGAAGACAAG AATGCACTCATCCATGATCTGGAGAACTGCCAGAAACAACTGGAGGAATTCCATCACACTAAG GAGAGGCTGATCGGGGAGATCGAGAAGTTACGATCAGAACTGGATCATATGAAGCGGAGGAGTAGTGTGTATGGAGATGGTACACACCCTAG GTCTCATGTTGGCAGTGCCACAGACCTGCGCTTCTCAGTGGTGGAAGGTCAGGGCGATCATTACTCATCCACCGGTGTCATACGACGGGCTCAGAAAGGCCGACGGATGGCACTCAGGGATGAACCCACAAAG GACTGGGATCGCTCTCAACCTTCTAGCTTGCGGGCCAGCCGTACCCATCTTATGGGCAGCGACACTGAGTTGTCCGACTTAGACGATGAGGACCGGGAGACCATCTTTAGCTCAGCCGATATGCTGTCCCCCAGCGGACACTCGGATGCACAGACACTCGCCCTCATGTTGCAAGAACAGCTGGATGCTATCAATGAGGAGATCAG AATGATCCAGGTTGAACGGGAAAATGCAGAGCTTCGTGCTGACGAACTGGAGAGTCGGGTGAACAGCGGCAGCATGGACGGGCTCAATGTGACCCTGCGGCCACGCTCCTCCATCCCCACCTCTGTCACTGCCCTTTCCCTTGCCAGCTCTTCACCTCCAGTTAGCGGCCGATCCACACCCAAGATGACGTCTGGTTCAGCGGCACATGAGTTGGGCATCATGACCCTG CCTAGCGATCTAAGGAAACACCGCAGGAGAGTTGCT tcCCCTGTGGAGGCCCGAGAGGATAAGGCCACCATAAAGTGTGAGACGTCGCCCCCCTCGTCCCCCCGCAGCCTCAGACTGGACCAAATGAACTTCGCTCAACTAACAGGAAGTCTGGAGGATGGCCGagg GGGTAACAAAAAGAAGGGCATAAAGTCGTCTATTGGCCGTCTCTTTGGCAAGAAAGAGAAGGCGCGTTTGGACCAGCAGATGAGCAAGGATGGCCAGATGACACCACCTGTTATTACAG ATTTCGAGATGAGTATCGGAGACACCATGACCTTGAGCAAACTGGGCACACAGGCAGAGAGAGATCGCAGGATGAAGAAAAA ACACGAGCTGCTGGAGGATGCCAGGAGGAAAGGACTTCCTTTCGCTCAGTGGGATGGCCCAACTGTCGTCTCCTGGCTCGAG CTGTGGGTGGGCATGCCCGCCTGGTACGTGGCGGCGTGTCGTGCCAACGTGAAGAGCGGTGCGATCATGTCTGCGCTGTCAGACACAGAGATTCAGCGGGAGATCGGCATCAGTAACCCTCTCCATCGGTTGAAGCTGAGGCTGGCCATTCAGGAGATGGTTTCACTGACGAGTCCTTCAGCTCCGCTCACCTCACGTACA TCTTCCGGAAATGTGTGGGTGACTCACGAGGAGATGGAAAACTTGGCATCCTCCACTAAAATG GAGAATGAGGAAGGAAGTTGGGCTCAG ACGCTGGCATATGGTGACATGAACCACGAGTGGATTGGGAATGAGTGGCTGCCCAGTCTGGGTCTCCCTCAGTACCGCAGCTACTTCATGGAGTGTCTGGTGGATGCTCGAATGCTGGACCACCTTACCAAGAAAGACCTGAGGACACACCTGAAGATGGTGGACAGCTTTCACCG GGCAAGTTTGCACTATGGCATCATGTGTTTAAAAAGACTTAACTATGACAGGAAAGAGTTAGAACGCAGAAGAGAAGATTTCCAGCATGATCTCAAAG ATACCCTGGTGTGGACAAATGATCACGTGATGCAGTGGATTCATAATATCGGCCTGAAGGAGTACGGTAATAACCTGTCGGAAAGCGGAGTGCACGGAGCTCTTATCGCCCTCGACGAGACCTTTGAATTCAGCAGCTTGGCCCTCATTCTTCAGATTCCCATGCAGAACACTCAG GCCAGGCAGATTCTTGAGAGGGAGTTCAATAATCTCTTATCATTGGGGACGGACCGGCGTCTGGAAGAG aACGATGACAAGTCATTCCGAAGGTCTCCATCATGGCGTAAACGCTTCAGGCCAAGGGACGGCCAGGGTCTGGGTATGATGGCAGGCTCTATAGAGACTCTTCCCGCTGGCTTCCGCCTCAACGCCATGTCCATTCCCCATTCCATGACTGCTGTGCCCAAGAAACAGCTGCAACCAGAAG CAGCCGGGCCGCCGGCCCCGCAGAGACTAGACCCATCAGCTGTCAGGACTTATTCCTGCTAA
- the ppfia4 gene encoding liprin-alpha-4 isoform X12 produces the protein MMCEVMPTINEGDSVSSQRGTQNGTDAESNFEQLMVNMLDERDKLLESLRETQETLSQSQSKLQDVLHDRDVLQRQLNSALPQEFATLTKELNVCREQLLEKEEEISELKAERNNTRLLLEHLECLVSRHERSLRMTVVKRQAPPPSGVSSEVEVLKALKSLFEHHKALDEKVRERLRVALERITTLEGQLAAATQEVVMLRQRKDGRSEGDGVEKMDGSKPTWKRLPNGSIDAHDDNSRCVELQELLDKANKELTQNRDRISGLTSRMTELEAELATARKDLLKSEEMCTKHQRDIREAMAQREDMEERITTLEKRYLAAQRETTSIHDLNDKLENELATKDSLYRQSEEKVRHLQELLELAEQRLQQTMRKAETLPEVEAELAQRVAALTKAEERHGNVEERLRQLEAQLEEKNQELGRARQREKMNEEHNKRLSDTVDRLLTESNERLQLHLKERMAALEDKNALIHDLENCQKQLEEFHHTKERLIGEIEKLRSELDHMKRRSSVYGDGTHPRSHVGSATDLRFSVVEGQGDHYSSTGVIRRAQKGRRMALRDEPTKDWDRSQPSSLRASRTHLMGSDTELSDLDDEDRETIFSSADMLSPSGHSDAQTLALMLQEQLDAINEEIRMIQVERENAELRADELESRVNSGSMDGLNVTLRPRSSIPTSVTALSLASSSPPVSGRSTPKMTSGSAAHELGIMTLPSDLRKHRRRVASPVEAREDKATIKCETSPPSSPRSLRLDQMNFAQLTGSLEDGRGGNKKKGIKSSIGRLFGKKEKARLDQQMSKDGQMTPPVITDFEMSIGDTMTLSKLGTQAERDRRMKKKHELLEDARRKGLPFAQWDGPTVVSWLELWVGMPAWYVAACRANVKSGAIMSALSDTEIQREIGISNPLHRLKLRLAIQEMVSLTSPSAPLTSRTSSGNVWVTHEEMENLASSTKMTLAYGDMNHEWIGNEWLPSLGLPQYRSYFMECLVDARMLDHLTKKDLRTHLKMVDSFHRASLHYGIMCLKRLNYDRKELERRREDFQHDLKDTLVWTNDHVMQWIHNIGLKEYGNNLSESGVHGALIALDETFEFSSLALILQIPMQNTQARQILEREFNNLLSLGTDRRLEENDDKSFRRSPSWRKRFRPRDGQGLGMMAGSIETLPAGFRLNAMSIPHSMTAVPKKQLQPEVHSHYLYGHMLAAFRE, from the exons GAGTTTGCTACCCTGACCAAGGAGCTGAATGTGTGTAGAGAGCAGCTTTTAGAAAAAGAGGAGGAGATTTCTGAGCTTAAAGCAGAGCGGAACAATACCAGG CTTCTTCTGGAGCACTTGGAGTGTCTGGTGTCTCGTCACGAGCGTTCGCTGAGGATGACTGTGGTGAAGAGGCAGGCTCCTCCACCCTCTGGAGTGTCCAGTGAGGTGGAGGTGCTTAAGGCTCTCAAATCTCTCTTCGAGCATCATAAGGCCCTGGATGAGAAA GTGCGTGAAAGGTTACGTGTGGCTCTTGAAAGAATTACTACATTAGAAGGACAGCTGGCAGCCGCCACTCAAGAG GTGGTTATGTTGAGACAGAGGAAGGATGGAAGATCGGAAGGAGATGGTGTTGAAAAGATGGATGGCTCTAAACCTACATGGAAG AGGCTTCCCAATGGCTCCATCGATGCCCATGACGACAACAGCAGGTGTGTGGAGCTACAGGAACTGCTTGATAAAGCTAATAAAGAGCTGACCCAAAACAGAGACAGGATCAGCGGTCTGACCAGCCGCATGACCGAGCTCGAGGCAGAACTGGCCACCGCCCGTAAAGACCTGCTGAAGAGTGAAGAGATGTGCACCAAACATCAGAGAGACATCCGCGAG GCGATGGCACAGAGGGAAGACATGGAGGAGCGAATCACAACATTAGAAAAACGTTATCTGGCCGCCCAAAGGGAAACCACCTCCATCCACGACCTGAACGACAAGCTGGAGAACGAGCTAGCCACTAAGGATTCACTTTACAGACAG AGCGAGGAGAAGGTACGACACCTCCAGGAGCTGCTGGAGTTGGCAGAGCAGCGCCTTCAGCAGACCATGAGGAAGGCAGAGACTCTACCGGAGGTGGAAGCTGAACTTGCCCAGAGAGTCGCCGCTCTTACCAAG GCGGAGGAACGCCATGGCAACGTCGAGGAGCGTTTGCGGCAACTGGAGGCCCAGCTGGAGGAGAAGAACCAGGAGCTGGGCAGG GCACGTCAAAGGGAGAAGATGAACGAGGAGCATAACAAGCGTCTGTCTGACACTGTGGACCGTCTCCTCACCGAGTCCAACGAGAGGCTTCAACTTCACCTGAAGGAGCGCATGGCTGCACTTGAAGACAAG AATGCACTCATCCATGATCTGGAGAACTGCCAGAAACAACTGGAGGAATTCCATCACACTAAG GAGAGGCTGATCGGGGAGATCGAGAAGTTACGATCAGAACTGGATCATATGAAGCGGAGGAGTAGTGTGTATGGAGATGGTACACACCCTAG GTCTCATGTTGGCAGTGCCACAGACCTGCGCTTCTCAGTGGTGGAAGGTCAGGGCGATCATTACTCATCCACCGGTGTCATACGACGGGCTCAGAAAGGCCGACGGATGGCACTCAGGGATGAACCCACAAAG GACTGGGATCGCTCTCAACCTTCTAGCTTGCGGGCCAGCCGTACCCATCTTATGGGCAGCGACACTGAGTTGTCCGACTTAGACGATGAGGACCGGGAGACCATCTTTAGCTCAGCCGATATGCTGTCCCCCAGCGGACACTCGGATGCACAGACACTCGCCCTCATGTTGCAAGAACAGCTGGATGCTATCAATGAGGAGATCAG AATGATCCAGGTTGAACGGGAAAATGCAGAGCTTCGTGCTGACGAACTGGAGAGTCGGGTGAACAGCGGCAGCATGGACGGGCTCAATGTGACCCTGCGGCCACGCTCCTCCATCCCCACCTCTGTCACTGCCCTTTCCCTTGCCAGCTCTTCACCTCCAGTTAGCGGCCGATCCACACCCAAGATGACGTCTGGTTCAGCGGCACATGAGTTGGGCATCATGACCCTG CCTAGCGATCTAAGGAAACACCGCAGGAGAGTTGCT tcCCCTGTGGAGGCCCGAGAGGATAAGGCCACCATAAAGTGTGAGACGTCGCCCCCCTCGTCCCCCCGCAGCCTCAGACTGGACCAAATGAACTTCGCTCAACTAACAGGAAGTCTGGAGGATGGCCGagg GGGTAACAAAAAGAAGGGCATAAAGTCGTCTATTGGCCGTCTCTTTGGCAAGAAAGAGAAGGCGCGTTTGGACCAGCAGATGAGCAAGGATGGCCAGATGACACCACCTGTTATTACAG ATTTCGAGATGAGTATCGGAGACACCATGACCTTGAGCAAACTGGGCACACAGGCAGAGAGAGATCGCAGGATGAAGAAAAA ACACGAGCTGCTGGAGGATGCCAGGAGGAAAGGACTTCCTTTCGCTCAGTGGGATGGCCCAACTGTCGTCTCCTGGCTCGAG CTGTGGGTGGGCATGCCCGCCTGGTACGTGGCGGCGTGTCGTGCCAACGTGAAGAGCGGTGCGATCATGTCTGCGCTGTCAGACACAGAGATTCAGCGGGAGATCGGCATCAGTAACCCTCTCCATCGGTTGAAGCTGAGGCTGGCCATTCAGGAGATGGTTTCACTGACGAGTCCTTCAGCTCCGCTCACCTCACGTACA TCTTCCGGAAATGTGTGGGTGACTCACGAGGAGATGGAAAACTTGGCATCCTCCACTAAAATG ACGCTGGCATATGGTGACATGAACCACGAGTGGATTGGGAATGAGTGGCTGCCCAGTCTGGGTCTCCCTCAGTACCGCAGCTACTTCATGGAGTGTCTGGTGGATGCTCGAATGCTGGACCACCTTACCAAGAAAGACCTGAGGACACACCTGAAGATGGTGGACAGCTTTCACCG GGCAAGTTTGCACTATGGCATCATGTGTTTAAAAAGACTTAACTATGACAGGAAAGAGTTAGAACGCAGAAGAGAAGATTTCCAGCATGATCTCAAAG ATACCCTGGTGTGGACAAATGATCACGTGATGCAGTGGATTCATAATATCGGCCTGAAGGAGTACGGTAATAACCTGTCGGAAAGCGGAGTGCACGGAGCTCTTATCGCCCTCGACGAGACCTTTGAATTCAGCAGCTTGGCCCTCATTCTTCAGATTCCCATGCAGAACACTCAG GCCAGGCAGATTCTTGAGAGGGAGTTCAATAATCTCTTATCATTGGGGACGGACCGGCGTCTGGAAGAG aACGATGACAAGTCATTCCGAAGGTCTCCATCATGGCGTAAACGCTTCAGGCCAAGGGACGGCCAGGGTCTGGGTATGATGGCAGGCTCTATAGAGACTCTTCCCGCTGGCTTCCGCCTCAACGCCATGTCCATTCCCCATTCCATGACTGCTGTGCCCAAGAAACAGCTGCAACCAGAAG